aacttaattggAGATTTGAAATGATCatcttttaagaaagaaaactgactCCAAGGACCTCAAAGTAGGGGGTCTCTGTCTGCATATAACCTGTTTTGTAGCTGTTGTGAAGCCACCTTTCCAGAATAGTGTGCTAGGCCTACTGTGCTGTAATTCAGTCAGCGGGCATCTAAGGTTCTTCCCAGTGTTAACATAATAAACCTGTTTTCCATTCAACTAGATATTGCTCTTTAAATCAAATCAACCATAAGAATAATTCAAAAAAGGTACCAGGGGTAAGAACTAGAAACCAAATTAATCTCAGGgataaaaaaattccagaaagacagggaagggaaaatagaaaataacttgcattaattatttcataatttattcataGAGGGTTTTGTTTTCAGCACTGTTCTAGAATAAGACCCAAAAGTCATCTCAAGGATCTATGGGGTGAGAATTTGAatttattaattagaaaatgAGAAGGGACTATTGGTTTTGGTAGGTAGCAGGGCTGTTTCCTTAGCAACGAGTCCAAAGACTTAGCCAGAGgcttaacagaaaagaaactaagcAAGGGAAGGATTTTTGCTCCCAGAGCAATAAAGAAGGTAATAAGCACCAACCTTCTTTTATCAGAAAGTGGCTTGTCCTTGTGAATCGCTGTGAAAGGAGCAAGTTGACGCAGGCgcagctccctctgcccccactgtGCCCAGGAGGTTTGGTGCAGGGACCCCCTAACAAGCCTTATAGCAGCTTGCGTCAACATGGCAGAACACCCTGGAACTACCGATTACCACCACCTACCAGGAAACACAGAGATGTGGTGTCAGATGGACAGATAGTACACATACTCCCAACCAGCACTCCTACTCTTATGGTTTGGGTGCGGGAGAGGGGGAGGTCACAAAACCTTTCAGCGTCCCATTTTACATAGGACCCTCTCAACTGACAGCAGTCCTCAAACACTCACTGAGCTGTAACTGTAACTTACAATGTTCTCAGTCCTGGCTATGGTAAAAAGGTGCATATCCAGGGTCAGAAGTTAACAGCAAGTCAATCTATGGTTCATAGGTAGAAATGATCACAATATTCTAGAAAATGGGAGACAGGGCATGAGGCAGCGAATCTGAAGCCTCTTATATGTGGTTTCTCTCTTGGAGATGAAATATCTGGCCAAAGAAGGCAAATGGGAAGCATGTAAAATGTCACTATCAACAGCAAATTCTAGATGAAGCTAAAAACAAACCACACAAAAGCAACCGAGTCAAGGACAAGACTTGTTTGGGGTTCTAGGAACAAGgaggaaagaatttcagaaagagtCTTAGGCTACATTACAATTATACATTAACACTGGAAGGCAACAATGACAGGGACCATGTTCTttactgcattaaaataaatttggccTTTCATTTGCGAGTGAGTTGCCTGGCAGGCAGCCCATCTGTTTTTAAAGTTGGAGAGAATAACTGGCATAAGATGGTGCTCACTAAAGATTCAGACCAAGGAAGTTCCAAGAACAAttaagaaatagaaggaaatagtaaccataaaaaattattttagtctaTATAGTTACTAGAGAAATGAACATCAACAGCAGATTCTCATACACATGAGGAGCTATGGTGCAGTCAGTATAGAGTATGAATTGTGGAATTATAGACTGGATTTTAGATATCTACTCCCGAGCTTTGGATCAGTGATGGACCAAACTTTAGGCATACACATTTCAGCAATGCATTTAATCACCAGAGTCTCAGTCTATTAAATTGAAAAACGGACATTAACACTTCCCTTGTGAGGTTATTATCGAGATTAGACAAAATCCGTATAGTTTTAGCATAGGGCCCAACACAaaaaagctgctttaaaaagtGGTTGCTGTAATTAATCTAAGAAAAATCAGCAGAAAGGAATTGGTCAGTTTCCTCAATTTACCCTAAAATCATACCCTCAACTGGAGACTCTGCATAGGAGGCATATGTGGTTTACAACCCTAACACTCAATCACTGATGTAGCAGATCAAAGTTCAATCTTCCCAAAGGTGTAAGTCCAACGCCAGGTTCCAAACTTGTATAGAGATCCATGAGACATTCTCTGAAGAACAATGTATTAGGGTGCTATCAAACCATAAATTTAGatatttcctttcccattttcctaAAATATGAAGCATAAACTCAGACACACAAAAGGAAACATCAATTTTTATTAGCTAAGTGCAATTCCATCAGGATTCCAGAAGAACTGAGTGAGCCCTAATGCACTAAAGCAGCCATTACATGCAATAAACTAACTTCTCTCCTATGCCTCTGGAACGGTATTACATTTATGTCCTATCCTTGGAAGTACTGAGGAAACAGTCGCTCAAATCACTGCCTATATTCTATGACGAACTGCGGTGACAAGGAGTGTAATACTTAAAGAATATAAGATACAGTTAGCGAAAGGGCGgctaattttgattttatatttacctTCATACTCCAAGGATTTGGGGTTATCAAGGAAAGATACATCCAGCAGTGCTAAGTGCAGCCTGGTGTACCCAGCTGAGTAAGACAGTCCCTACTGCTAGACAATGGTGACTGGACTCCATACTCACAAGTCCTTCGACTAACCCATATGAATAAGTGCAAGGCACAGTTTTAGAACGGACCCCTCTAGTACAAAAGGGTCAGAAAGGCCTTGATGAGGCCAAGGGAAATGTGAAGGTCTTTCTGAAAAGCTAGGGTATTTAACTTTTCTCCAACTTCTTTACCTGGGCGTGGCTCAATAATAAAGCATTTCTCGGAGGAAAGGAgtaaatttcccttttctctgtcaCCGCCCAGTTCTCCGCATTCTCTTACTCCAAGAGTACTACAGGGAGGAAGGACTCAGCCGGCGCGGGTGCACCCGGGCATCCTGGGAAGTAGTTTCAGGGCGTAGCGGCTACGTCCCAGCGTGTCCGTACCCACGAGAACCAGCAGGAAGGTCCCAGGCACAGCCGCCTTGGCCAGAGCCTCGAAGCGCTTCCTAGTCCAGTCTCTCCGACAGCAAAGGTTTTAATGATCCGCAGCGACACTTACTTTTTGCTCAGTTTCGGCTCGCCGCCGTCTACTTTAACTTCAGCCGCCTGCACTGCTGCCATCTTCCCAGAGGGCTGGACCTAAAGAGGATAAGGGTCGCAAAGCTATTTCCGGGTCACGCTCTGAAGCCCCGCCTCTTCCTGGGGGCGGGCACTTTTCGCGCGCAGTTGCCGCGCAGGCGCAGTGTGGGGATTCGCGGCCGCGGCGTCTGAAGCGTTCCCTCCGTCAGTGGGGTCGGTGCTCCAGACGCTCGTTAGGGGGCAGCTTTTCTGGTGCCCGGCGTCAGCTATGGCGGAGGCGATGGATTTGGGCAAAGACCCCAATGGGCCCACCCATTCGTCGACTCTGTTCGTGAGGGAGGATGGCAGCTCCATGTCTTTCTACGTACGACCCAGCCCAGCGAAGCGCCGGCTCTCGACGCTCATTCTGCACGGCGGTGGCACCCTGTGCCGGGTGCAGGAGCCCGGCGCGGTGCTGCTGGCCCAGCCCGGGGAGGCGGCGGCCGAGGCCTCGGGCGACTTCATCTCTACGCAGTACATCCTAGACTGCGTGGAGCGCAATGAGAAGCTCGACTTGGAGGCCTACCGGTTGGGCCCAGCTCCGTCGGCCGACCAGGCCCCAGCGTCGAAGCCCGGGGCTCAGGCCGGGGCCGCCGCCGTCGCGGAGCCCGAGCCGCAGCCGCACACGGGGCGTATGGTCTTCACGGACGCGGACGACGTGGCCATCTTGACCTACGTGAAGGAACATGCCCGCTCGCCCAGCTCCGTCACGGGCAACGCCTTATGGAAAGCGATGGAGAAGAGCTCGCTCACCCAGCACTCGTGGCAGTCCCTGAAGGACCGCTACCTCAAGCGCCTGCGGGGCCAGGAGCATAAGTATCTGTTGGGGGAGGCCCCAGTGAGCCCCTCCTCCCAGAAACTCAAGCGGAAAGCTGAGCAAGACCCTGAGGCTGCTGATAGCGGGGGTGAGGCCTGCGGCTGCGAGCGCGCGGGCCCCCGGCTGTCGCCtgtgctggggcgggggcggggatcTCCCTACCTTCCGGCGTCCATGTTGGCGTCTTTGGTAACATcgcccaggccccccccccccttgaTATCGGGGTAAGATTGTACCGTTTTCTAATCTCTTTAATTCACTTTTCCAATAATTAACGTGATCCGAtattcaaaaggtacaaaaaatatggaaaattctCCCGTTTCCTGCCCACCAGCTACGCAGTTTTCCCCCCCATAGGCAACGGGAAACCAGCCTCTTTGGTATCTTTTCAGAGATATTTCACAGACtcgttttaaaaaatatttttcctgtattcGGGTAGATTGAATATAGGCCGTTTTAAAGCTATGTCGGCCTAAGATGTTTTAATATCTTAGGTTAAATGAATGCATACTCACATAAGAAAGTTCTCAACAATTGGAAGTCACTTCTGCTTTCGCTCAGGTAAAGTGAGTTTTTAAAGCAGTTGACTGTTGGGATTCAGGTGTGATAGAACTGTGCAAAGCTGTTAAGGTGCTTCGCTTCTGATAGAACGGATATTGACAGCTTAAACGGACAGACTCTTGTTTAATGAGGCCTATTTCTTTCCCACTTTCCTTCTCTCGCATGTGGCTGCTCTGCATAACAGTTGAAGTCTGGGGAGGTAAACtctattttctcctgttcagtaTGCTTAATAGGAGTTTTGGTAAAGTGACATTTGAGATTGATTCATTGAACAGATATTTGAGTGCTAGACACCTATCCTGCTGGcatataacaataaatataaatttctgtgGCCATGGAGCTAAACACGCCAGCTAGGCAGTGGTAagtgctatacagaaaaataattcagggtTGGGACTGAGGAGGAGGTTGTTTTCTGCTGGGTAAGAAGCGAAAGTTACTATTACAAGCTGAAAACATGagtagagagaaaaggaaatgaaagatgtaGCCAGGTGATTATCTGAGGGAgtgttccaggctgagggaatactaagtgcaaaggtcctgaggtgggagttTGGCTGATGTGTTCTTGTAGCAACAGATCAGTGTGGCTGGAATGGAGTAAGCAAGAGGGAGAGTTCTAGGAGAGAGGACAGGGCTATGTGTACAGGTGAAGGAGATCATGTAGGGACTTGATTTTAAGTCAGCGGTGTGGAGATGGCTGGTGGACCAGTTGGAACTTGGGACAAGATTAATCTGGATTCACCCTATCAGTGTTTTGATGGtcacatatttaaatgtaaaaattaaaatcctaaagTGATCAGGAGAAAATGTGGATAAATGTCCTTTATAATAGTAGTGTGTTGATAGTCCTGAAACCAGGAAAACTAAGAAAACGTATTTGATTACTTAAAATTGAAAGCTACTCTTGATAAAGCCAGAGgacaaactggaaaatatttccaatacATTGCAACAGAGTTAATTTCCTTAATGTCCAAAGAGCTTGCGGAAGTtagtaagtaaaagaaaaactactAGAAAGATGACTAAAAGAAATGGAACAGGAAATTTCCAGAAAAGGAAGTCAATAAATGACTAATAAGCAAGTAGAGAAATACtgttattaagtaaaaataaattagatcCTGAGCAGAGGACCAATACAAGCCATGCCTGGACTTCTGAACCCatggaaataaatgtgtgtggtgGTACTTTTTCAGAAAAGTAATCAGAGCAAGGGAATACCATATTTTATCcgtcagattggcaaaaattgacagaatggGTAACGACCTGAGTTAATGAGGTATAGAAAACGAGTACACTCCTACATTATTAATAGAAGGAAATTGGTAAAATTTTTTGAAGGGAATTTTGATACCATCTgacaacatttaaaatgtgtgttttcttaAACATGGTACTACTGCTCCTAAGAATTTACCTTACAGATATGCTCAGGATGTAAAAGAGTACATAATGAAAAGTAagtctccctgctccccaccccctcccctgcctccatccccaGAGACACCCACTGATTGTATCATCCCCAGTCCATGTCCTTTTGCTCATAGTAACACTAGCACACTAGATATCAGTTAGTTCTgcagtttgctttctttttttaacttaatagatCTTGAAGGTTTTGTGTGTACATTATTTGCCTcgtttttttcttgttcattgcattgtgttttattttgtgagCCATAATTTGTTTCTACTttatattatagaaaattttaaacatttacagaagtagaaaaaatagtATAGTAAACTATACTGCAAGTACTCATCACCCAACTTCACCTGATTATAGTTCATGACCAAGTTTTTCGTCTGTACCTTTCATCCTGACTTCTGGGATTATTTTGAAGCCAGTGCCAGGAATCATCCCATTTTATCTATTTCAGCTTGTATTACTAAAAGATaaggcttctttttaaaaatttatgtaagaTAAAATTGACTTATTTTGATATACAATTacgtatttaaaattaaaaaatttttattataaaacatacattgcataaaatttaccatttgagtcatttttttaagtgttcagttcagtagcattaagtacattcacatgtgATGCTGTTGTTACCACCATCCAcatctggaacattttcatcttccagAGCTGAAACTCGTACCCATTAAACACCAACCCCcattcttcccttccccagcccctggcaaccaccattctgctctctgtcttttgaatttgatctttagatacctcatgtgagtggaatcatacactgtTTATCCTTTTGTACCTGGCTTTCTTTACTTAATGTCAAGGCTAATCCATGTTATAGCACGTGtgagaatttcatttctttttcaggtgggaaaatattctactttattaccacattttgtttatccattcatccattggtggacacttaggttgtttccacatcttggctgttgtgaataatgctgctatggtaTGGGTGTATAATATCtgtttgagaccctgctttcattTTTGGGGAGTAGActcaagtggaattgctgtatcatttgGTAATTATATGTTTAATAATTTGAGGGGCTGCCATACAGTTTTCCAGTTACGGGTTTTAACACGTGTATAGATTTGTGTAACTGTCACCAAAATCAGGATTAAGAATAGTTCCATCACAAAAAAGTCCCTCGTGTTGCCCTTTAGTAGTCAGTTTATGTTAAGTGGAAAAGAGCAGAGTTAAATTCTCAGAGAACAAAGAGtaaaagggaagcaggaggatGTTTAGCCTTCGAATGCCCTCCTTTCTGTACACGGTATGTGGTAGATTGTGATAgacacctcctccccacccacatctGTCTTCAGCTAGGAGAGCTACCTTACCCAAGGCCCTGTCATCTTAAGCTAGCATCCAGTGACTGATCTATGCAACATTACAACATCTTGACTCCCTTGCCCCAACTAGGTCAACTCTGAAGAGCCTTCTTAGCTTCAGGCTTCTCTATGGTTTCATTTGAGACCTTGTTGGAACTCTTTCACAGCTCAACTTCTCTGCCCactcctgctttcttctcttcagcAGGTGTttctccaggaagacttcctaaTCAGCACCTTACATGTTGATCTCCATCTCAGGATCTGCTTTCCAGAGAACCCAATTTATAGCACAGTTTTGTTAATTTGCAAAATCTATaagtaaaaatcaaaaaattaattagcttggaatatttttattttacatattagaaCTTAGGAAAATATCACCATTTTTATAGTACAACTTTTCAGAAGTGAGAGTAGAAATTATTCAACATGTGTGTCTTATGTTTTTCTTACCCTTCTGCTCAGAATCAGTTGTCTTCTAATTCTAATAGAAAAAAAGTGGGCTCACTTCTGGCCCAGAGCTCATAAAGTGTTTACTGTATTTCTGGTTTCTGTAAGAGGTTAATTCAAATCTGGTGCTGTTCTCTTTAATAGAACCACAGAATAAGCGAACTCCAGACTTGCCTGAAGAAGAATTTGTAAAAGAAGAGATCAAGGAGAATGAAGAAGCAGTCAAAAAGATGCTTGTAGAAGCTACCCGGGAGTTTGAGGAGATTGTGGTATGTTAACTAGATTTAACTCATATTTTTCCCCTACATCCATTCTCCTCTTTGAAATTGCTCATCCCatttgaggctcagaaaggtacAAGAGAAGTTCACgatgaaagaaaacaatggaaaGTGGGACTGATCTAGGTTTCAGGCATGTAgcttttagtttttggaggacAATttaaggaggggaagagggagaaagattggggagaattatttttaaacagtataaAGGATCTCATTTTGAATAGTTTGATCTCAGTGtaagtttttttaagttaagatgacagattttaaatttgtttttaaaattgtttttgtgcttttcagGTAAAAATACGTAATTTCTtaaagagtttaattttttttttataaagcagtTTTAGCTTTTTTTGTGTACTTGAAGCTTTTTTAGACTTTTTTAGCTCTTCCATATTTAGTTAGCTTCTAATACTTTTTCGAACCCCACATTTAATCATAGAGAAAGGCAATCATAAAATAATGAGTAGTAAATCTGAATTATACTTGCatatttctctaagaaaaaagATCCATTAACTTTTCTTACTAACACCAAGGAAAATGGTTAGGCCCAgtctaaaataggaaaataatttaaagttcaTTTAATTGAAAGTTGGTTCATTTTCCAAAAACTTTCAAGTACTCTCAACAACCCTCAAATATGGCTTACATAGGTCTCTTCTCACATACCTGCTTTGTAATGTGCCTAAATATAGTACAGCATGGAGGCCTTAATGTAGTCATACAGCAGTGTTTTTTGAGTACTTCTTATTTGAAGGCATTGGTCTGCACTGAAGATGTGGTGATGAGCAAAACAAATATAGTTCCTGCCCTTATGGAGCTTATAATCTGAGAGTGAAGtcaaatttttaacaaataatctAATGCGTAGATATGTACACAgatgtatgcatatacatatatttttcatatttagtgTAGCTTATATTCTGTTGAAATACCATAGTTAATCAcgcatgcacatatatacattcatatgcacacacaggcacatataAACTCCATACACATTCTCCCCCTTACCCTCACGCACATAtctttatatacacataaatcCACATATGCGCACACATCCAACATGAGTAAATATAAGAAGAAACATAGCACATTAGAGGAACTGAAGGATGTCTAGAGTCATTGGGGTGAAAAGAGCAAGGAGGTGGTAGTTGGGAGAGACCACATATTGTAAGAGTAAGTGTTCGTGATTGGTAATTAGGAACTGGTCGTGTTTATCACTTTCTCTAGGTGGACGAGAGCCCTGATtttgaaatacacataacaatgTGTGATGACGATCCACCTACACCTGAGGAAGACTCAGAAACACAGcctgatgaggaggaggaagaagagaaagtttCTGCACCAGAGGTGGGAGCTGCCATTAAGATCATCCGGCAGTTAATGGAAAAGTTTAACTTGGATCTGTCAACAGTTACACAGGCCTTCCTAAAAAATAGTGGTGAGCTGGAGGCTACTTCCTCCTTTTTAGAGTCTGGTCAAAGGGCTGATGGGTATCCCATTTGGTCCCGACAGGATGACTTAGATTTGCAAAAAGATGATGAGAGTACCCGAGATGCATTGGTCAAAAAATTTGGTGCTCAGAATGTAGCTCGGAGGATTGAATTTCGCAAGAAATAATTGGCACaagataatgagaaaagaaaaaatgtgtggCAGGTAaggcattcaaaaaaaaatttgtgaccATTGAACTTCAGAGATTCTTACGTTGGAAATGACCTTATCTTTCGACCAATGCTGCTGTTGCTCTGTGAGTCCTAGATTTTGTAGCTAAGCAGAGTTGTGTaggaggataaaaataaaagaaagtggaTATATTTAGAGCTGTCCCTGGCAGTTATCAGTGTGTTTATGAAAGGAAAATTGAAACCAGAGAGAGATTGGTCTACATAGTAGTAATCCTTTTTTGGAATGGAATCCTTGCTATATTGGTGACAGGAGTGACAAAATCAAAGGAGGAAAATTAGATGGGTCTTTTTAGGCAGCATGAATAAAGAGCCTCCTATCCTTTGGCAGAAGCTCCTCTGGATTGTGATAGATTCCAAATTAAGAATCTAGAAATGTGGAAAGATTTAATTACAGTGCCCTGAACATTGACTGTCCCAAACCCTTGTATCCTCCAGTGAGCTCTGATTTCTAGACTGCTTTGAAAACTCCATATTCCTTTTGCCAACTTGATATTTGGGGACCCTGTTCTTGGCTCTTCTTTTCTTCGAGTCTGGGTTGGTTAAGTCTCTAGCATGTGTTTCTTTACCTACCGTCCAGTtgtgtttaaaacacacacaaaactataGAGAGTCTTGAGAAAAGTATGCGTGGGTACTTagtaatgtgtttttatttattgaggaTAGTTTTGTGCTAAAGActattagatttaaaaattagaggATTAATTCTTCTTTGTTGTGTTGCtttcattattgaaaataaatagaactttGTATTTGAGTCTCCAATAAGTGTTTTCTTTGATTGTATTCACAGAACCTTTTTAGTTATAAAAACCATAAAGGAACTAACATTTTTGGCTCTTAGTAATTAGAACTAATAAGGGGTTCCACTTTAGAGCTAGTAGGCCACTAGAAAGAATCTGTTTCTTCTGGATGGAGCAAAGAGATCTGTGCCAAGGACTGAAAGATGGCATAACAAGGTGACCTGCTGAGAGCCAAAGGGGAGAGAAGCCAATAAGGAACCATCAGGTGTGTAACAGAAGGTGTCATTGCCCTTCCGAGATCCCGAGTGCTCACCGTTCCAGCACATGCCCTCAACAGGAGTCCTGTGGTAAGCATCTGCTTGAGGTTCTGTCTCTGCTCGATGTGCTCTGGAGTTAATGCCTCTGAGAGCGGCTTTCAGCTAATGGTGAATGGGAATCAGGATGCAAACCCAGTTGCTTTGCTGACCAGAGAAATGACAGCTGAATATTTTAGTAACCCCTTGAGTCAGACAGTGGTTTCCATACCATCTTTTAGAGGCTGCCACTAGAAGAAAGCATGTGGTATTCATATGCACATGCCCAGAATGGTATGAATGTACCTGCACAGGcctctttctcttatttcacatCCCTCCTTTCATACTAGTGCATCCTGGAATCATCAGTTACACTCAGATTCTTTCCTAAGAGTCTGCTTCTGGGGGAACCCAGCCTAAATCAAAGCACTtaacctttccctcctccttagCGCATTGGAAGGATACAACACACTCTTGGTAATAACTGTAGCTCACTACAGTAGTGAGTCATTTAAATGGGGATTGGGAGGGAttgggtggtggggtggtgggtatttaattaaaatgtgttctCTATTGTGATGTGACTCCAGGGTGGTTGAAGATCATTGCTTTAGGTAGGAAACAGAAATGTCATCTAGCGTGTCTGTACCTCAGTAAAGTCACCACAGCCTATTGATTTTACAGAGTGAGAAATTCCAGTTTTGTCAGTCATATGCAAAAGGGTCTGATTTATTATACCCAGACTCCCAGAAGACATGTTTAAACCAAAACATGTAACAACCTACAGTGTTCATTATAAACCAGTAATTTTCAAATACCTGGTTTTGTAATTTCTCTGGTCATTTCATCTCTTGGGTTGGGAGGTATatgtgggaaaacaaattttcagaaGTATTTTTGGCAGCACAAATCTAAGCGGGGGAAATGAATTGGGCCTTCATGGTTAATGGCATTGAGCTATGGCTGCATCTGCTCCAGACTACCATATCCTAAAGTTGAGATACTTCTGCCTTGAGCTGCCAGATTCTtgttctttgggttttctttccttGACTTCATGAGTCTGACTTTGCTTCTCTGCCTGTGATTTGGGAGAcatttcttactcattttagCTTTTGAATTCTGAAACTTCCTCACTATTACCTCCTGGCTCCCCCTTATTCCAGCTTTTGACATTTTCTAGGCCTTAAATAACCTGTACAACTTCATGAGTGGCAGAAACATTCTGTCTTCTCTTTGCAGCAGTGGGCTATGTTTCTGATACTGTTTCCTTCTGTGCTCTATTCCTTTTAAGCAGGTacagttgaattttaaaagtttaagctGCTGTTTGAATTGTTCTGATTCTCTTTCGCTTTTGGACTGATGTTATTTGCTGGATCTTAAGCCCCCTGGCTGTATCGGTAAGGTGTACTTTGTTGCATGTAACGGAAAACCTAACTTTAAAGGACTTTAATCAATAAGGGGATTTATATCTTGTATATATAACAAGAAGTCCTGAGGTAGGGTGGCTTcaagtttctatttttctgctctgccatccttaGCTTGTCCTGTAAGCTACTTCCCTTGTGGTTGAAAGGTGGCTGCTACAGCTCCAACAGCAGAAGAGGGAGAGTTTCCTCCTTTACTGGTGGGCAGCCTTTCTTAGAAGCCCCTCATAGACATCTCGTTGGCCAGAATTATGGCACATGCCCCTTCCTAACCCCATCTCTAAGCAGGATAAATGAAATGGGCTTAGATTATTCAAGATCTATTCTCCTTGGGCTGC
This region of Camelus ferus isolate YT-003-E chromosome 9, BCGSAC_Cfer_1.0, whole genome shotgun sequence genomic DNA includes:
- the TERF2IP gene encoding telomeric repeat-binding factor 2-interacting protein 1 — its product is MAEAMDLGKDPNGPTHSSTLFVREDGSSMSFYVRPSPAKRRLSTLILHGGGTLCRVQEPGAVLLAQPGEAAAEASGDFISTQYILDCVERNEKLDLEAYRLGPAPSADQAPASKPGAQAGAAAVAEPEPQPHTGRMVFTDADDVAILTYVKEHARSPSSVTGNALWKAMEKSSLTQHSWQSLKDRYLKRLRGQEHKYLLGEAPVSPSSQKLKRKAEQDPEAADSGEPQNKRTPDLPEEEFVKEEIKENEEAVKKMLVEATREFEEIVVDESPDFEIHITMCDDDPPTPEEDSETQPDEEEEEEKVSAPEVGAAIKIIRQLMEKFNLDLSTVTQAFLKNSGELEATSSFLESGQRADGYPIWSRQDDLDLQKDDESTRDALVKKFGAQNVARRIEFRKK